From Dermatophagoides farinae isolate YC_2012a chromosome 10, ASM2471394v1, whole genome shotgun sequence, a single genomic window includes:
- the LOC124500576 gene encoding uncharacterized protein LOC124500576 produces MELYMVCVLMAIALALVIIKGIQCVLSLMHPMPSEADIRWRQNPRLPLEQYKKQIKMANKTTKSVNNGANKEMNKTKEPKGKRLPRNIRLERLYAGSPASFESEFIDTSFSRRSDFDSNYNRSPPPRSVDDYVIHTHVHPHAHSQNQTLLEQISFAEDVDVDDDPIEAYVLQQHRKILKSSQNRSSTPIQQQQNLNINTRPLSQATSPSYSKSHATIV; encoded by the exons ATGGAATTATATATGGTTTGTGTATTGATGGCAAT TGCATTAGCCCTTGTCATCATAAAAGGTATACAATGtgtattatcattgatgcaTCCGATGCCAAGTGAAGCAGATATACGATGGCGACAAAATCCACGATTACCATTGGAACAGTATAAAAAACAGATAAAAATGGCTAATAAAACCACGAAATCCGTTAATAATGGTGCCAATAAAGagatgaataaaacaaaagaacCGAAAGGAAAACGTTTACCACGTAATATACGTCTGGAAAGATTGTATGCCGGTTCACCAGCATCGTTTGAAAGTGAATTTATTGACACAAGTTTTAGTCGTCGTTcagattttgattcaaattataatcgatcaccaccaccaagatcggttgatgattatgttatTCATACACATGTACATCCACATGCACATTCACAAAATCAG ACACTTTTAGAACAAATATCATTCGCCGAAGATgtggatgttgatgatgatcctatTGAAGCATATGttttacaacaacatcgaaaaatattaaaatcaagccaaaatcgatcatcaactcctatacaacagcaacaaaatttgaatataaatacaCGACCATTGTCACAAGCGACAAGTCCATCGTATTCTAAAAGTCATGCAACGATTGTttga
- the rictor gene encoding LOW QUALITY PROTEIN: rapamycin-insensitive companion of Tor (The sequence of the model RefSeq protein was modified relative to this genomic sequence to represent the inferred CDS: deleted 1 base in 1 codon), with translation MIKINRSNRHWNRSQRRRYHENDFDIQFDWNRPLNQSCYVILYHISSKDSIKNKNKLLAYLNLFTKYCLYRYGKLDANEQATKHGQSSEISSSSFLCDTEILCCLRVGLFNEVAEVRAASLRAIRFFVQNRKTLHHLIDINLHHLIARSLDIVLENRIERIQAMRLLRHIMAIEPNIFPIALGRCLCSIAHDNMLEKDMLLRVCWATISELTIVNAVTSARSGCINILVRCALNAITGLNLSECDGDIYGGGGGGAGKNQRNTMNNPNNLVMSSGNGIVTNFTIPFTNIALSEVIISSFLYLYNYPETRRLLQPNGSDLFYFISPFTDLYSFFHASKAAQEQRNLNAIHLDDNNYDPHHPHHHDDRTKFPFDFDLPIKDNKPVHNVRIGLNKQKQQQQQQQSNASYEQRTLRYLSCKNAILSILRSWPGCFFMCRVVKMNRFYNTTNRLEYNSEWVNMSRKLARIFFEEKKLSINDPTLKINGYDTLNPLESLVSLLHLPYTEIHRHLLELLYELFGLKLPECADDFDESIRCVYFNYQTRQQQQQQTSSRVAMQTNKNYLPDEWQLYDGFIAKEAEDILPSLAGGRLNFIINHQALLLQSLIEFGILEALLNVILESNDGATINLSTIMLGELLHLSGKYLPQSSYAHRCQSLPTLVAASVSNSRERRNRALMTMTTLNRIQDIKKQGPRPTSLFLEQQIFFYNSMNTSLPSSSNILVGRKKSGSISKMQDENVLLSIKNSYVLKKDSFRDWNWDLIIDIFKQPYDIMLKLDDKEVRSFCSRLLEFFSPSKRQFSSISKNSCLSSSSSSSSTTSETMVTTPTTLKMMHGHNNEILYSENPRQICLAAIYFIDFLLQADENRASDYLNIFINDLDQCLKNIANKSPSSDEILIPSRLLSTLSQKYFLLLGRFTHYRLGRNWLKKTHIYQNLIDLIHISTNEIYAKLIISSFDYSEKDFPRNILSKVLTSSNESSRIYSTKLLRLLLRMGVTDFAQWGIDLLINQLYDQSSVICLEALDILDEACTENMNYLQKVLEHRPALQNLGDKGIVFFARFASFSTGINMLIQTNTLDRELDRWRNHFHLRYVRLVEDCLNECFTCHQKSVTGKYGRRPDRRNFSQLRCSSMTAHLVPHFYGQLAKTCEGLQIIIQHSLCEEMLTIIHTQMNRYICMMTAEQNDVINNNNNNDNYNENRDNNNSEYNILRMKAALWAIGHIGSTDIGLDYLIRCDGNILKSITMLVERSTLLSLRATGFYIICLFGSTLFGAKQLSRFASLSITNPYNTIMTINNNNKNNRLRSSSDCNSSTNHTTTNATTATNVSLFDKKKSKPECQDSGILNQSNDALNRSNMNVVTKHEQRNRKISAPCFPIVSSSSSSLMIMNNNNDDGHDDKIRHDSYESAPTNNSESRSASFTEYSTTSSQSNTLVRQPYDDTINDRNESSGNSLSPSSNVANTRPTPVPIITNNNNRQQTPIVIVNDDDPYPSPMDAYGYAQLIAIQKCRLQSLSGNMFFNHSGGGGGVGGVVVGSSSFSNNSIPDSFPKSIDSVNTDTFSIDLFQSKNSTNDTFQKLSNSTNARMSISPIQSKCIFSIDYTNPNHHSKLINNQLSITDSMVGSGINDGKQRSLSDSSQISGQSECEMIAENVSMNCQQWNEKSNFMCLCLPKNLSLIFHLEECTTTTTEQQQQKPTTTTKIKSSGPSMKTSSSNANHIAAKCLLCCKDFGIKITYPTLLINGKCEPPSSEVDMKSDSEMLTDVNNTNSLDLNVHRDEVLRLVSDLHVVMFAKQSEQGLLSLKQKFPKIFENFCLYSDVCLQMERNDYKATARRFLHELFMETNVDQFYQHADAIMKKYEHLKPIELSSSSLLSSSSTTTTTTTT, from the exons atgattaaaattaatcGAAGTAATCGACATTGGAATCGTTCACAACGTC GAAGATATCATGAAAATGACTTtgatattcaatttgattggaatAGAC CATTGAATCAAAGTTGTTATGTAATATTATATCATATAAGCTCGAAAGATTCTATaaagaataagaataaatTATTAGCCTACCTCAATCTATTTACAAAATATTGTCTTTACCGTTATGGAAAATTGGATGCCAATGAACAGGCAACAAAACATGGCCAATCATCggaaatatcatcatcgtcattctTATGTGACACGGAAATTCTTTGctg CCTTCGTGTTGGCCTTTTCAATGAAGTGGCCGAGGTTCGTGCAGCCAGTTTACGAgctattcgtttttttgtacagaatcgaaaaacattacatcatttaattgatattaatcttcatcatttgattgcaCGTTCATTGGATATTGTATTGGAGAATCGTATTGAACGTATTCAAGCTATGCGTCTTTTACGTCACATAATGGCAATTGAACCGAATATATTTCCTATCGCATTAGGACGTTGTCTCTGTTCAATTGCACATGATAAT ATGTTGGAAAAAGATATGTTACTTCGTGTTTGTTGGGCAACAATATCCGAATTGACCATTGTAAATGCTGTTACTAGTGCTCGTTCTGGTTGTATTAATATTCTGGTTCGTTGTGCATTGAATGCCATTACCGGTTTAAATCTATCGGAATGTGATGGTGATAtttatggtggtggtgggggTGGTGCTGGTAAAAATCAACGTAATACAATGAATAATCCAAACAATCTAGTCATGAGTAGTGGTAATGGTATTGTTACAAATTTCACCATACCATTCACAAATATTGCATTATCCGAAGtcataatttcatcattcctatatttatataattatCCTGAAACAAGACGTTTATTACAACCAAATGGATCTGATCTATTCTATTTTATATCACCATTCACTgatctttattcattttttcatgcTTCAAAGGCAGCTCAAGAACAACGAAATTTGAATGCAATACAtttggatgataataattatgatccacatcatccacatcatcatgatgatcgaacaaaatttccatttgattttgatttaccAATAAAAGATAATAAACCGGTACACAATGTTCGTATCGgtttgaataaacaaaaacaacaacaacaacaacaacaatcgaatgcAAGCTATGAACAACGTACACTGCGATATTTATCATGTAAAAATGCCATACTATCCATTTTACGGTCATGGCCAGGATGTTTTTTCATGTGTCGTGTAgtcaaaatgaatcgattttatAATACAACTAATCGTTTGGAATATAATAGTGAATGGGTGAATATGTCCAGAAAACTTGctcgtatttttttcgaagaaaaaaaattatccatcaATGATccaacattgaaaatcaatggcTATGATACATTGAATCCATTAGAATCATTAGTAAGTTTATTACATTTACCGTATACGGAAATACATCGTCATCTATTGGAATTATTGTACGAATTATTTGGTCTTAAATTACCAGAATGtgctgatgattttgatgaatcaattagatgtgtttattttaattatcaaacacgtcaacaacaacaacagcaaacatCATCACGTGTGGCAATgcaaacgaataaaaattatcTACCTGATGAATGGCAACTTTATGATGGTTTCATTGCAAAAGAAGCTGAAGATATACTACCAAGTTTAGCTGGTGGTCGTcttaattttattatcaatcatcaagcATTATTACttcaatcattaattgaGTTCGGTATATTGGAAGCATTGTTGAATGTAATACTTGAATCCAATGATGGTGCAACAATTAATCTATCAACAATAATGCTTGGTGAATTGTTACATTTATCCGGTAAATATttaccacaatcatcatatgcaCATCGTTGTCAAAGCCTTCCAACATTAGTGGCAGCATCGGTTTCAAATTCACGTGAACGACGTAATCGTGCATTGATGACTATGACAACATTGAATCGTATACAGGATATTAAAAAACAAGGTCCACGACCAACTAGTCTTTTTCTTGagcaacaaatttttttctataattCCATGAACACAtcactaccatcatcatcgaatattttggtaggaagaaaaaaatctggatCAATATCCAAAATGCAAGATGAAAATGTCCTGTTGTCcattaaaaattcatatgttttgaaaaaagattcatttcGTGATTGGAATTGGGATCTgatcattgacatttttaAACAGCCATATGATATTATGCTCAAATTAGATGATAAAGAAGTGCGGTCATTTTGTAGCCGTTTATTAGagtttttttcaccatcaaaacgacaattttcatccataTCAAAAAATAgctgtttatcatcatcatcgtcatcatcatcgaccaCTTCAGAAACGATGGTCACAACGCCTAccacattgaaaatgatgcatggacataataatgaaatattgtATTCGGAAAATCCACGACAAATATGTTTGGCCGCTATATATTTTATCGATTTCTTATTACAAGCCGATGAAAATCGTGCTTCCGATTATCTGAATATATTTATCAATGATCTAGatcaatgtttgaaaaatattgccAATAAATCGCCATCATCAGATGAAATTCTTATACCATCACGGctattatcaacattatcgCAAAAATATTTCCTTCTATTAGGTCGTTTTACACATTATCGTTTGGGCCGTAATTggctaaaaaaaacacatatcTATCAGAATctaatcgatttgattcatatttCAACCAATGAAATATATgcaaaattaatcatttcatcatttgattatagtgaaaaagattttccaAGAAATATTCTTTCTAAAGTACttacatcatcaaatgaatcatcaagaatttattcaacaaaattattacgTCTTTTATTACGTATGGGTGTTACAGATTTTGCTCAATGGGGTATCgatttattaatcaatcaacttTATGATCAATCATCTGTGATATGCCTAGAGGCATTAGATATATTGGATGAAGCTTGTACGGAGAATATGAATTATTTGCAAAAAGTTCTTGAACATCGACCGGCATTGCAGAATCTTGGCGATAAAGGAATAGTGTTTTTTGCACGTTTTGCATCATTTTCAACCGGTATCAATATGCTTATACAGACAAATACATTGGATAGAGAATTGGATCGTTGGcgtaatcattttcatttacgTTATGTTCGTCTTGTTGAAGATTGtttaaatgaatgttttacTTGTCATCAGAAAAGTGTGACTGGTAAATATGGACGAAGACCAGATCGTAGAAATTTTTCACAACTAAGATGTAGTAGTATGACAGCACATTTGGTACCACATTTTTATGGACAATTAGCCAAAACTTGTGAAGGATTacagattattattcaacattcATTATGTGAAGAAATGTTAACGATTATTCATACACAAATGAATCGTTATATCTGCATGATGACAgctgaacaaaatgatgtgattaacaacaacaacaacaacgacaactacAATGAAAAtcgtgataataataatagtgaaTATAATATACTTCGTATGAAAGCTGCATTATGGGCCATTGGTCATATTGGTTCGACCGATATTGGTTTAGATTATCTAATACGATGTGATGGAAATATTCTAAAATCGATTACAATGTTAGTTGAAcgatcaacattattatcacttCGTGCAACTGGATTCTATATaatatgtttgtttggttcaaCATTATTTGGTGCAAAACAATTATCACGTTTTG CATCGTTAAGTATTACAAATCCATATAATAcaataatgacaatcaataataataataaaaataatcgattacgATCATCTTCGGATTGTAATTCTTCAACGAATCATACTACTACTAATGCTACTACTGCTACTAAtgtatcattatttgataagaaaaaatctaaacCCGAATGTCAAGATAGTGGAATactaaatcaatcaaatgatgcaTTGAATCGATCGAATATGAATGTTGTTACAAAACATGAACAACGTAATAGGAAAATTAGTGCACCATGTTTTCctattgtatcatcatcatcatcatcattgatgattatgaataataataatgatgatggtcatgatgataaaattcgtCATGATTCATATGAAAGTGCACCAACGAATAATAGTGAAAGCCGTTCGGCTAGTTTCACtgaatattcaacaacatcaagtCAAAGTAATACACTTGTTCGTCAACCATATGATGATACGATTAATGATCGAAATGAAAGCAGTGGTAACAgtttatcaccatcatcaaatgtagCA aacacacgACCAACACCGGTACCGATCatcactaataataataatcgacaacaaacacctattgttattgttaatgatgatgatccatatcCAAGTCCAATGGATGCATATGGTTATGCACAATTAATAGCCATACAAAAATGTCGTCTACAATCATTATCGGGAAAtatgtttttcaatcatagtggtggtggtggtggtgttggtggtgttgttgttggtagtagtagtttcTCTAACAACAGTATTCCGGATTCATTTCCAAAAAGTATCGATTCGGTTAATACTGATACATTTTCAATAGATTTATTTCAAagtaaaaattcaacaaatgatacatttcaaaaattatcgaaCAGCACAAATGCACGTATGTCTATATCGCCTATTCAATCGAAATgtatattttcaattgattatacAAATcctaatcatcattccaaattgattaataatcaattatcaatcacGGATTCAATGGTTGGTAGTGGTATCAATGATGGCAAACAACGATCATTATCGGATAGTTCACAAATATCCGGTCAATCGGAATGTGAAATGATAGCcgaaaatgtttcaatgaattgtcagcaatggaatgaaaaatccaattttatGTGCCTTTGTCTTCCAAAGAATCTATCGCTTATATTTCATCTTGAAGAG tgtacaacaacaaccaccgagcaacaacaacaaaaaccaacaacaacaacaaaaatcaaatcatctggtccatcaatgaaaacatcatcatcgaatgccAATCATATTGCTGCTAAATGTTTATTATGTTGTAAAGATTTTGGTATTAAAATCACATATCCaacattattgatcaatggtAAATGTg AACCACCATCATCCGAAGTGGATATGAAATCTGATTCCGAAATGCTAACGGATGTTAATAATACAAATTCATTAGATCTAAATGTACATCGTGATGAAGTATTACGTCTTGTATCGGATCTTCATGTAGTCATGTTTGCCAAACAATCGGAACAAGGATTATTAAG tctgaaacaaaaatttccaaaaatttttgaaaatttttgcctCTATTCTGATGTTTGTCTACAAATGGAACGTAATGATTATAAAGCAACAGCTAGAAGATTTTTACATGAACTTTTTATGGAAACCAATGTTGATCAG ttttATCAACATGCTGATgctataatgaaaaaatatgaacatTTAAAACCGAttgaattatcatcgtcatcattattatcatcatcatcgacaacaacaacaacaacaacaacatga
- the LOC124491167 gene encoding uncharacterized protein LOC124491167, translated as MMKKTNLVTVPNDDDHHHSNDGQNEQNNNVDDQVMMNTTTVVNYNNNDDNDNTHPHHHHHHHRSYCDAKTNVLELSSSSAIIKKPNNNNNNNLFESDRYCNIIREILDSRSINSARSCSTCCSATINSPSSDKSLIITIIDDGDYDDDDDDVKKQNNDKILAMDTQKTLKKRTIIHCNLCDYLHRILRYIKFIDVLFMIASLLFTLIMFLLLRPDFQITNAHSILLFILIWLSITSIYLLYPTFKRWFFYWNPGFSLTRPN; from the exons atgatgaaaaaaacaaatctggTCACTGTccctaatgatgatgatcatcatcatagtaatGATggacaaaatgaacaaaataataatgttgatgaccaggtgatgatgaatactACTACTGTTgtcaattataataataatgatgataatgataatactcatccacatcatcatcatcatcatcatcgttctTATTGTGATGCGAAAACAAATGTGCtggaattatcatcatcatcggccatcattaaaaaaccaaataataataataataataatctattcGAATCGGATAGATATTGTAATATTATTCGtgaaattcttgattcaCGATCAATAAATTCTGCTCGTTCATGTTCCACGTGTTGTAGTGCAACAATTAATTCACCATCTAGTG ATAAATCCTTAATTATaacaattattgatgatggagattacgatgatgatgatgatgatgtgaaaaaacaaaataacgaTAAAATTCTGGCTATGGatacacaaaaaacattaaaaaaacgAACCATTATCCATTGTAATCTATGTGATTATCTACATAGGATATTGCG ttacatcaaattcattgacgTTTTATTCATGATTGCGTCATTGTTATTCACATTGAttatgtttttattattacgacCGGATTTTCAAATAACAAATGCTCATTCTATACTGCTATTCATATTGATCTGGTTATCAATCACCAGTATTTATCTATTATATCCTACATTTAAACGTTGGTTTTTCTATTGGAATCCTGGTTTCAGTTTAACAAGGCCAAATTAA